One Arthrobacter sp. StoSoilB20 DNA segment encodes these proteins:
- the pstA gene encoding phosphate ABC transporter permease PstA — MSATVVRKRSALTKGQLPKFAPYIVLAVALVVGAAILALIGFNAFGWGLVSAILFAVGLVSWSAAVEGSRKAKDKLATCLVVGSFLVALLPLVSVIVTVLVNGIPGLITPGFLGTSMNGVTGAFDNKAVEEGAPVLGGIYHALMGTLQITLLATVISVPVGLLTSIYLVEYGNDRPLARAITFFVDVMTGIPSIVAGLFAAAFFFAIVGPGTKTGAVAAVALSVLMIPVVVRSSEEMLKIVPNELREASYALGVRKWRTITKVVIPTAISGIASGVTLAIARVIGETAPILVTAGFATTINNNVFGGWMASLPTFIYTQILNPTSPSNPEPSDQRAWGAALVLIILVMLLNLGARLIARLFAPKTGR; from the coding sequence ATGTCCGCCACAGTAGTCCGCAAGCGCTCAGCGCTCACCAAGGGCCAGCTGCCCAAGTTCGCGCCCTACATTGTCCTGGCCGTCGCGCTCGTTGTGGGTGCGGCAATCCTGGCGCTCATCGGCTTCAATGCCTTCGGCTGGGGGCTTGTCTCAGCCATCCTGTTCGCCGTGGGCCTGGTCTCCTGGAGTGCCGCCGTTGAGGGTTCCCGCAAAGCGAAGGACAAGCTTGCCACCTGCCTGGTAGTGGGCTCGTTCCTTGTTGCGCTCCTGCCTTTGGTCTCCGTCATCGTCACGGTCCTGGTCAACGGCATCCCCGGGCTCATCACCCCCGGCTTCCTCGGCACCTCAATGAACGGTGTCACCGGCGCCTTCGACAACAAGGCAGTGGAGGAAGGCGCCCCCGTCCTGGGCGGTATCTACCACGCACTGATGGGGACGCTCCAGATCACGCTCCTTGCCACGGTGATCTCGGTCCCCGTAGGCCTCCTGACATCCATCTACCTGGTGGAGTACGGCAACGACCGTCCGCTGGCCCGCGCCATCACGTTCTTCGTGGATGTCATGACCGGCATCCCGTCGATCGTGGCCGGCCTCTTCGCGGCAGCGTTCTTCTTCGCCATCGTGGGCCCCGGCACCAAGACCGGTGCGGTAGCCGCCGTCGCGCTTTCAGTCCTGATGATCCCTGTTGTGGTCCGCTCCAGCGAGGAAATGCTCAAGATCGTCCCGAACGAGCTCCGCGAGGCGTCCTACGCGCTGGGCGTCCGTAAATGGCGCACCATCACCAAGGTGGTTATTCCGACGGCGATCTCCGGCATCGCTTCAGGCGTGACCCTCGCGATCGCCCGCGTGATCGGCGAAACCGCCCCGATCCTGGTGACGGCGGGTTTTGCCACCACCATCAACAACAACGTGTTCGGTGGATGGATGGCTTCGCTGCCCACTTTCATTTACACGCAGATCCTCAACCCGACGTCGCCGTCCAACCCTGAGCCGTCGGACCAGCGTGCCTGGGGCGCCGCGCTGGTGCTGATCATCCTGGTGATGCTCCTGAACCTCGGAGCCCGCCTCATCGCCCGCCTGTTCGCTCCCAAGACGGGACGCTGA
- the pstB gene encoding phosphate ABC transporter ATP-binding protein PstB produces the protein MSKRIDVKDLNVYYGNFLAVEDVNINIQAKSVTAFIGPSGCGKSTFLRTLNRMHEVLPGARVEGEVLLDGDNLYGPGVDPVTVRTQVGMVFQRPNPFPTMSIRDNVLAGVKLNNKKISKGAADALVEKSLVGANLWNEVKDRLDKPGSGLSGGQQQRLCIARAIAVEPQVILMDEPCSALDPISTLAVEDLINELKDQYTVVIVTHNMQQAARVSDKTAFFNIAGTGKPGKLIEFADTTSIFNNPGQKATEDYVSGRFG, from the coding sequence ATGTCCAAGCGCATCGACGTCAAAGACCTGAATGTCTACTACGGCAACTTCCTGGCCGTCGAAGACGTCAACATCAACATCCAGGCCAAGTCCGTAACGGCCTTCATCGGCCCCTCCGGCTGCGGCAAGTCCACGTTCCTCCGCACCCTGAACCGCATGCACGAGGTCCTTCCCGGCGCGCGAGTAGAAGGCGAAGTCCTCCTGGACGGCGACAACCTCTACGGCCCCGGCGTGGACCCCGTAACTGTCCGCACCCAGGTGGGCATGGTTTTCCAGCGCCCCAACCCGTTCCCCACCATGTCCATCCGCGACAACGTGCTGGCCGGCGTGAAGCTGAACAACAAGAAGATCTCCAAGGGCGCAGCCGATGCCCTGGTGGAGAAGTCCTTGGTGGGCGCCAACCTGTGGAACGAGGTCAAGGACCGCCTGGACAAGCCCGGCTCCGGCCTTTCAGGTGGCCAGCAGCAGCGCCTTTGCATCGCCCGCGCCATCGCCGTGGAGCCCCAGGTGATCCTCATGGACGAGCCCTGCTCCGCGCTGGACCCCATCTCCACGCTGGCCGTTGAGGACCTCATCAACGAGCTCAAGGACCAGTACACCGTGGTGATCGTGACCCACAACATGCAGCAGGCCGCCCGTGTCTCTGACAAGACCGCGTTCTTCAACATCGCAGGCACCGGCAAGCCCGGCAAGCTGATCGAGTTCGCTGACACCACCAGCATCTTCAACAACCCCGGCCAGAAGGCAACGGAGGACTACGTCTCCGGCCGCTTCGGATAA
- a CDS encoding inorganic phosphate transporter, whose product MTIAILVLVIGLASGFAFLNGFRDVSNAVALSTRTRALTPSIAVLLAAIFNFAGAMLSGTFILAFTQSWITLPSGTSGLTILASALTASILWGVYAWWRGIPLSSTNSLVGGLIGAGAASVLVGGNAVDGMDNVMLTQVVLPLVLSPLIAFAAAYLLVWPVTWAARYTQPNVVNRRFRRGQAISAAAVAFGHGLQDGQRTAAVMVLAVVAAGLSGGNDVPLWILLLTALMLTAGTMFGGWRISHTLGHKLIRVDPLRGFVAQTLTSVMLFIGAIGFHLPLSTTHTLTASVLGAGVNQRFHAVNRRLVRRILLFWVATPLVTAAAAFILELAFSPLADL is encoded by the coding sequence GTGACCATCGCTATCCTGGTCCTGGTAATTGGCCTGGCTTCCGGGTTCGCTTTCCTGAACGGCTTCCGGGATGTCTCCAACGCCGTTGCCCTGTCCACGCGGACCCGTGCTCTTACTCCTTCAATCGCCGTGCTCCTGGCCGCGATCTTCAACTTTGCAGGTGCCATGCTCAGCGGCACCTTCATCCTGGCCTTCACCCAGTCCTGGATCACGCTCCCCAGCGGCACCAGCGGCTTGACCATCCTCGCCTCAGCGCTCACCGCCTCCATCCTGTGGGGCGTTTATGCGTGGTGGAGGGGTATCCCTTTGTCCTCCACCAATTCCTTGGTTGGCGGGCTGATCGGCGCCGGCGCAGCCAGCGTGCTGGTGGGTGGCAACGCAGTGGACGGCATGGATAACGTCATGCTCACCCAGGTTGTGCTGCCATTGGTGCTGTCTCCGCTCATCGCGTTCGCAGCCGCGTACCTTTTGGTGTGGCCCGTCACGTGGGCAGCGCGTTACACGCAACCGAACGTGGTCAACCGGCGATTCCGCCGGGGCCAGGCGATCTCCGCCGCTGCCGTGGCTTTTGGCCACGGGCTCCAGGACGGTCAGCGCACCGCCGCGGTCATGGTTCTTGCAGTGGTGGCCGCGGGGTTGTCCGGCGGGAATGACGTGCCGCTCTGGATCCTGCTGCTCACGGCCCTCATGCTCACCGCGGGGACCATGTTCGGCGGTTGGAGGATTTCCCACACCCTTGGCCACAAACTGATCAGGGTGGATCCGCTGCGGGGCTTTGTGGCACAAACCTTGACGTCCGTGATGTTGTTCATCGGCGCAATCGGGTTCCACCTGCCGCTGTCCACCACCCATACGCTGACCGCGTCGGTGCTGGGTGCGGGCGTGAACCAACGGTTCCACGCCGTCAACAGGCGCTTGGTCCGGAGAATCCTGTTGTTCTGGGTGGCTACGCCCCTGGTCACAGCCGCAGCCGCCTTCATCCTTGAGCTGGCGTTCTCGCCCCTCGCGGACCTGTAA